The Penaeus monodon isolate SGIC_2016 chromosome 5, NSTDA_Pmon_1, whole genome shotgun sequence genome window below encodes:
- the LOC119573562 gene encoding histidine-rich glycoprotein-like codes for MRIMVMRVLVMRKIGDEDNDEDNDDAYEGSGDEDNGDEDDDKDIVEDNDGEDIGDEDMYHQHINTTAPPAHQHHSTTSTSTPQHQQHIITTAPPAHQHHSTSSTSTPQHHQHINTTAPPAHQHHSTTSTSTPQHHQHINTIVPPAHQHHSTTSTSTPQHHHHINTTAPPEHQHHSNTSTSTPQHQQHINTTAPPAHQHHSTTSTSTPQHHQHINTTAPPAHQHHSPTSTSSPQPHQHINTTASPARQHHQHNIMHLPFSCTICQMFRKGIKTWVIRTIDAQRLPAASTSTTISPAINYENTSHRASLKRSLKMDSNQARELTRLPQWIPIAEPTTRITPRKKEKKLIDDLNREESLKVGTYDERKEKKTRVMLNSRESTFRTGGVLQTKRSD; via the exons atgaggataatggtgatgagggtATTGGTGATGAGGAAAATAGGGGATGAggacaatgatgaagataatgatgatgcatatgagg GTtctggtgatgaggataatggtgatgaggatgatgataaggatattgtTGAGGATAATGATGGAGAGGATATCGGTGATGAGGATATG TACCACCAGCACATCAACACCACAGCACCACCAGCACATCAACATCACAGCACCACCAGCACATCAACACCACAGCACCAGCAGCACATCATCACCACAGCACCACCAGCACATCAACACCACAGCACCAGCAGCACATCAACACCACAGCACCACCAGCACATCAACACCACAGCACCACCAGCACATCAACACCACAGCACCACCAGCACATCAACACCACAGCACCACCAGCACATCAACACCATAGTACCACCAGCACATCAACACCATAGCACCACCAGCACATCAACACCACAGCACCACCATCACATCAACACCACAGCACCTCCGGAACATCAACACCACAGCAACACCAGCACATCAACACCACAGCACCAGCAGCACATCAACACCACAGCACCACCAGCACATCAACACCACAGCACCACCAGCACATCAACACCACAGCACCACCAGCACATCAACACCACAGCCCCACCAGCACATCAACACCACAGCCCCACCAGCACATCATCACCACAGCCCCACCAGCACATCAACACCACGGCATCACCAGCACGTCAACACCATCAGCATAACATCATGCACCTGCCATTCTCATGCACAATCTGC cagatGTTTCGCAAAGGAATAAAAACTTGGGTTATTAGAACGATTGATGCAcaa CGCCTTCCTGCAGCATCAACATCTACTACGATCTCGCCCGCCATCAATTATGAGAATACTTCCCACCGTGCGTCACTGAAGCGTTCTCTAAA gaTGGATTCTAACCAGGCTAGAGAACTAACAAGGTTACCGCAATGGATTCCAATAGCAGAACCCACCACACGCATCACCCCCCGCAAAAAGGAAAAG AAACTAATAGACGATTTGAATAGagaagaaagtctgaaagtcggaacTTACGATGAACGCAAAGAGAAAAAGACTAGAGTTATGTTGAACAGTAGAGAATCCACATTTCGAACAGGAGGAGTGTTACAAACAAAGCGAAGCGACTAA